One genomic region from Chthonomonas calidirosea T49 encodes:
- a CDS encoding cell division protein SepF, with translation MNSPSFEEQEHRSLLHRIKDMFLGPDDQEDEAEEHPSEAEVARRPQQPLRLHTARTSRVAVRRNAQVFEDARVTADGLKMGEQQIVNLEKASPQMGERIIDFLSGVCYALDGTVERIGDRVYLFVPANVEVEVDEGTASSGNTTRSTTP, from the coding sequence GTGAATTCACCTTCATTTGAAGAACAAGAGCACCGCAGCCTGCTTCACCGCATCAAAGACATGTTTTTAGGCCCCGACGATCAGGAGGACGAGGCTGAAGAGCATCCTAGTGAAGCGGAGGTCGCTCGTAGACCTCAACAACCTCTGCGCCTTCACACGGCTCGCACAAGCCGTGTGGCCGTGCGGCGGAATGCTCAGGTTTTCGAGGATGCCCGCGTAACGGCCGATGGGCTTAAAATGGGCGAGCAGCAGATCGTCAACCTAGAGAAAGCCTCCCCCCAGATGGGAGAGCGCATCATAGATTTTCTTAGTGGAGTCTGCTATGCGCTCGACGGCACGGTGGAGCGCATTGGCGATCGGGTCTATCTCTTTGTCCCTGCTAACGTCGAAGTAGAGGTAGACGAGGGCACCGCGAGCTCAGGCAACACCACACGTTCTACAACCCCCTAA
- the panD gene encoding aspartate 1-decarboxylase, whose amino-acid sequence MRLLTFLKSKIHHARVTDANVNYEGSITIDRELMERVGLLAGELVHVWDVENGERFETYVMEGEAGKGEIVVNGAAAHKVRVGDRVIIVAFCLSEEPVKARAILVDAQNRYLHDL is encoded by the coding sequence ATGCGACTACTGACGTTTTTAAAAAGCAAGATACATCATGCACGAGTAACCGATGCTAACGTGAACTACGAGGGGAGTATCACGATAGATCGGGAGCTAATGGAGCGTGTGGGGCTGCTGGCCGGTGAGCTCGTACATGTGTGGGATGTAGAGAATGGGGAACGCTTCGAGACCTATGTGATGGAAGGCGAGGCAGGAAAAGGGGAGATCGTGGTGAACGGAGCAGCTGCTCATAAAGTGCGCGTTGGTGACAGGGTAATTATTGTGGCCTTTTGTTTGAGTGAAGAACCGGTAAAAGCGAGGGCTATCTTGGTTGATGCGCAGAACCGTTACCTCCACGATCTCTAA
- a CDS encoding Gfo/Idh/MocA family protein, with protein MDRVRWAILGTGGIARKLANAIRQSRHGELVAVASRTQASADAFGEEFGIPRRYEGYARVLDDADVEAVYISLPNHLHAEWTVRCANAKKHVLCEKPFTVNTAEAEHALDVVRRERVLFMEAFQYRCHPTMHRICELVREGAIGELKLIHASFQYNLGPKYDNIRLSNPAAGGGIMDVGCYTLSFARLIAGVAVGQTCTEPIELKGCAHIGTVSRVDEQATAALKFPKGIVAYLACGTQVHFDATVRLFGADGSLEVANLWVPPFEGNSIRLQRGGKTEEIRVETNNDPYTIEADLFAQCLREGRLEAPTPAMTHADTLGNMQALDRWRAEVGLVFDVERTQ; from the coding sequence ATGGATAGGGTAAGATGGGCTATTTTGGGCACGGGAGGCATTGCGCGCAAGCTGGCTAATGCCATACGCCAATCTCGCCACGGGGAGCTGGTGGCCGTTGCGAGCAGGACACAGGCCTCTGCCGATGCTTTCGGGGAGGAGTTTGGCATTCCACGCCGCTATGAGGGCTATGCACGTGTTTTGGACGACGCCGATGTAGAGGCCGTCTACATCTCGCTTCCAAACCATCTGCACGCGGAATGGACGGTGCGTTGCGCAAACGCCAAGAAGCATGTCCTGTGCGAAAAGCCCTTCACTGTGAACACGGCTGAGGCCGAGCACGCGCTCGATGTCGTTCGACGCGAGAGGGTTTTGTTTATGGAGGCTTTCCAATATCGCTGCCACCCCACGATGCATCGCATCTGTGAGCTTGTTCGTGAGGGTGCTATTGGCGAGTTGAAGCTCATCCATGCGAGTTTTCAGTATAACCTCGGTCCGAAATACGATAACATTCGACTTTCCAACCCAGCCGCAGGTGGGGGCATTATGGATGTAGGATGCTATACCCTCTCCTTCGCCCGCCTGATAGCCGGCGTTGCGGTGGGCCAAACCTGCACCGAGCCGATCGAGCTAAAAGGCTGCGCGCATATCGGGACGGTAAGCCGGGTAGATGAGCAGGCCACAGCGGCCTTGAAGTTTCCAAAGGGGATTGTGGCCTATCTAGCCTGTGGCACTCAGGTGCATTTTGACGCCACCGTGCGCCTTTTTGGAGCGGATGGTAGCCTTGAGGTAGCTAATTTATGGGTACCGCCTTTCGAGGGAAACAGCATTCGCCTACAGCGTGGTGGAAAGACCGAAGAGATTAGGGTAGAGACGAATAACGACCCCTATACAATTGAAGCCGATCTCTTCGCACAGTGTCTGAGGGAAGGACGCTTAGAAGCTCCGACACCTGCCATGACTCATGCAGACACATTGGGCAACATGCAGGCGCTCGATCGGTGGCGTGCAGAGGTGGGCCTCGTCTTCGATGTTGAGCGTACTCAGTAG